TATGGGGGTGGAGGGGGTGCTGAGGATTGCATTCTCAGCAACTGTGTCCTAACAAATAATCGTGGTGACACCGGAGGCGGGGGAGCTTGGCATTCCGATCTCGAAAACTGCTTACTAGTTGGGAATACGACCTTGAAACCAAACGGCTTGGGCGGGGGGGCGAGGGAGTGCAACCTCGTCAATTGCACCCTGGTAGGCAACTCAGCCTCTTCAAGTGGTGGTGGCGCTCACGGAGGCTCGCTAACGAATTGCATTGTTTACTACAACTCCGCTCCAACAGGAGCAAACTTGCAAATTGCCGCCTCTGTCCAATTTTGCTGCACCACACCGCTTGGGTTCAGCGGAAAGGGCAACTTCGCGTACGCGCCTCTCTTTGTTGATACCAATAACTGGAACAACCTTCGCTTGTCGCCCAACTCAGCGTGCATCAACGCGGGCAAAAACATTTACGCTCCAGACGGCCCCGACCTCGATGGGAATGAGCGGATTCGCGGCGGCACGGTGGATGCCGGCGCGTATGAGTTCCAAACGCCGATATCCACAATTTCTTATGCATGGCTTCAGGATTATGGTCTGGTCCCAGACGCCCTGATTGATCAGGCCGACTCCGATTCGGATCTACTTACCACATGGCAGGAGTGGATTGCAGGCACGATTCCGACCAACACCGCCTCCGCTCTGAGGATGTTGTCGGTGAGCAACATCGTTTCAGGAAAATCCGTCCGCTGGTCCAGCGTGGCGGACCGGAATTACTCCCTTGAGCGAGCTGCAAACCTTGGGGCCACTCCTGCGTTCAGCGTTGTCAAAACCAACCTGGCAGGACTGTCTGATGAAACCATTTTTGAGGACACCAAGGCACCCGGTCCCGGGCCTTTCTTTTACCGCGTAAGAGTAGAGCAGTAATTTTGCCCCATCACTCCACTACAACGGAAAACAACCTATGAATGCCAATAATCATACAATTCAAATCAAGAACCTTGAACAAAGGGCAGACGCAAGAGAGCGTCGGACCTGGCTCGCTCCGTTTGTCCTCCTTTTCAGCCTCGGCATCTTTGCGTTCAACACCCCGGCGGTGACTTTTCCCGACGCCAACCTTGAAGCGGCTGTCCGGTCGGCCCTTGGAATCCCTTCCGGTGAAATTACGCAACAGAACATGGCGGGTCTGACGAACTTATATGCGTGGAGCGCGGGAATATCACAATTGGATGGGTTGGAATATGCGACGAATCTTCAATCGTTGAACATAGGATATAATAGCGTTACCAATCTCAACCCTCTCTCCAACTGCTGGAAGTTAACATTGCTTGGTTTGTTTGAGAACAGGGTGACCGATGTCACGCCTCTGACAGGTCTTACTAATCTGGTCACGCTCGAGCTGTGGAACAACCGCGTTACAAGCGTCCTGGCTCTCTCGAATTTGAACCAGTTGACCAGCCTGAGCCTGGGATACAACGGGCTGACCAACGTTGACGGGCTGGCTGGCTGCTGGCGGCTGACTTCATTGAACTTATTCGAGGATAAGATTACCGACGTAACGCCTTTGGCTGGGCTTACCAACCTGACCACGCTCGAGCTGTGGAACAACCGCGTTACAAGCGTCCTGGCTCTCTCGAATTTGAACCAGTTGACCAGCCTGAGCCTGGGATACAACGGGCTGACCAACGTTGACGGGCTGGCTGGCTGCTGGCGGCTGACTTCATTGAACTTATTCGAGGATAAGATTACCGACGTAACGCCTTTGGCTGGGCTTACCAACCTGACCACGCTCGACCTGTGGAACAACCGGGCGGCAGACATCTCCAGCCTCTCAAATCTGAACCAGTTGACCTACCTGAATTTGGGATATAATGGAGTCACCAACGCACAGCCGCTTGCGGGCCTAACCAACCTGACTTACCTGAATTTAAATGGCAACGGAATCACCGACGCGCAACCGCTGGCCTCTCTGAAGATGCTGCAATCGCTGAGCCTTGGCGGCAACAAA
The window above is part of the Candidatus Paceibacterota bacterium genome. Proteins encoded here:
- a CDS encoding choice-of-anchor Q domain-containing protein, giving the protein MTASCSPLFRLARLLNPRRIWIFLLSLMLVSEGTFFNWSAIAATRYVNVNNSTPAAPYTDWSNAATNIQDAIDEAVAGDEIVVTNGVYQTGIRPIYSATNRVAVNKAVMVRSVNGPEVTQIVGDTSLSVRCVYLTNGATLIGFTLTNGAANWPPDAHAVRALSGGGAWCESVSATISNCVLVNNFASTNGGGVFSGTLYNCSLSQNSVQDMGRTLGGGAARSRLSKCTLEENTANSGYGATFGGGAAYCVLDDCVLISNGADNGGGVYNSTLNRCRLDSNWNRSYVYSYGGGGGAEDCILSNCVLTNNRGDTGGGGAWHSDLENCLLVGNTTLKPNGLGGGARECNLVNCTLVGNSASSSGGGAHGGSLTNCIVYYNSAPTGANLQIAASVQFCCTTPLGFSGKGNFAYAPLFVDTNNWNNLRLSPNSACINAGKNIYAPDGPDLDGNERIRGGTVDAGAYEFQTPISTISYAWLQDYGLVPDALIDQADSDSDLLTTWQEWIAGTIPTNTASALRMLSVSNIVSGKSVRWSSVADRNYSLERAANLGATPAFSVVKTNLAGLSDETIFEDTKAPGPGPFFYRVRVEQ